TTTCTACGCTTTCGACGAGGTAGATATGTTCCTAGATGGAGCAAACGTAGAGCGATTAGCTAAAATGATTAAGCAACAAGCGCAGCAAGCACAATTTATAGTTGTGAGTTTGCGCCGTCCGATGATAGAATCAGCCGAACGCACAATCGGCGTTACTCAAGCAAGGGGAGCTTATACCCAAGTTTTAGGTATCAAGTTACAATCATCCCATACAAGCGCTTGAGTTTTTGTTAATAATAGTGTATAGATAAACCGGATTCGAGATCAGGACTCGGTATAGAATGACCTCTGAACAAACTGTTAGACGTTCCGATATATTAAACACCCAAGTAATTACCCGCGACAACGGCAAGCGAGTCGGTATCGTCAGCCAAGTCTGGGTAGATATAGATCAGCGAGAAGTTGTAGCGTTCAGCTTACGAGACAGCCTGATCTCTGTTTCTAGTATTCCTCGTTATATGTACTTGGACAAAATCAACCAAATCGGTGATGTGGTTTTAGTTGACAACGAGGATGTGATTGAAGACTTAGACCCAGAAATGTACAGTAACTTAATGAACTGGGAAGTCATCACTGAAACAGGGGAAGTATTAGGCAGGGTACGCGGTTTTAAATTCGATACGGAAAATGGTAAAATCTACTCGATTACCATTGCTTCCTTGGGATTACCACAAATTCCCGACCAGTTTTTAAGCACCTACGAACTCTCCATCGAAGAAATTGTCAGCACCGGACCAAATCGCCTGATAGTATTTGAAGGGGCAGAGGAACGAGTCACCCAATTGACAGTCGGTTTTCTGGAACGTTTGGGTATTGGTAGAGCCCCCTGGGATAATGCTGATGAGGAGTATAGTTACACTCCCCGTTCTGTTGCACCAGCAAATCAGCTTCCTAGTGGTGTACCCCTAGAACCACCCAAACAGAAAGTTCGCGCTCCCGAACCCGTAGCACGGGAAGAATGGGACGAAGATTACTATGAGGAAGAACGTCCCCGTCGTCAAGTCATGGAAGCACGTTCCTACGAGTCGATTCGCTATGAAGAAGAAGACGAAGACGACAATTGGAGCGAAGCTAGTGGCAAGGATAAATATCAAAAAGCTGCCAGTTATGAACCCCCCGCACCGAGTAAAAAATCCTACGGAGATGACTACGATGACTTTCAGGATGATTTAGATAAGGATGCGTGGGATGATGAACCAGCCAAACCTCTAAATATTCCTAAGAAAGTTAAAGAGAAGCAACCAGAATACGAAGAAGAAGGGTATTAGGAAGCATTAATTATCTAGTTACATATCTCAACCTCCTCAAAATTAGGGGAGGTTTTGTTTTGGCAATCCAGCAAAGTGCTAGGTAATAACTGTAGGAATGAATTGAGCAAATTTTTCGATAAAAATAAATCAATGACACGCTTTATACATGATCAATTTGCCAAAGATTATCTCGAAGAGTTACTGACTAATTCTATTTCAACCGCATTCCTAAGATAATACCTAACTGTACAGCAAGAATACCCAAAAAGGCGCTACCTGCCCAATAGAAAATAGCTGTGAATAAACTAGCATTTCTCCACAAATTCACACTATCAATACCGTAGGTAGAAAAGGTGGTATATGCGCCAAGAAAACCCGTAAAAATGATTAAGCTCAACTCCGGGGAAATCAGATTAACTTTCTGCACAAACACAGTGGTGAGAAACCCCATGGCGAAGCAACCAGTAACATTAATAAAAAATGTGCCGTAGGGAAAACCCGTACCAAAGCGACTAGCAAACCACAGGGTAAGATAATAACGAGTCAAAGCACCAGCGATCGCCCCCAGAGAAACAGCGATCGCCCGACGAATTTCTGGATGTTGCACCATTCTCACAACCAAAGATAATTCCCCATTTTACCTCTGAAGATAGATGCAAAAAGTAGCGGATACTCATATCAGTTCAACTCTGGAAAAAAGGCTTAAATTCTCAGGAAAATCCGCAAAATAGCTAATTATAAAGTAGGGAAACCGTACTGGATGAGAGAAAAATTTCTACCTGATATTTCTATTCCTAGATAGATAAAATCAGGGTAATCCTTAACATACCAGAGAATTTACAAAAATTATTACTTCCATGGGAAATCAATTCAAAACCCTAGTTTTACTTGCTGTCCTCAGTGCCATTTTAATTAGTATTAGTTATGCGGTAATTGGTGGTACCACAGGTATTATCGTCGGCGTTGGTTTAGCAGCAGTCACTAATTTATTATCTTGGTATCAATCAGATAAAATTGCCTTGGCAGCATACCAAGCTCAACCAGTGTCTGCCCAAGAAGCACCAGGACTTTATCAAATGGTAGAACGACTGGCAAGACGAGCAAATTTACCTATGCCTGGGGTATATATTGTACCTAGTCAAGCAGCAAATGCCTTTGCCACTGGGCGCGATCCCGAACACGCAGCAGTTGCCGTCACAGAAGGTATTTTAAATATTTTACCCGCCGATGAGTTAGAGGCAGTCATTGCCCATGAACTTACCCACGTTGCCAACCGTGACACCCTAACTCAAGCAGTTGCCGCTACCATTGCCGGAGCCATATCTTTCCTCGCGCAAATGGTAAGTTACAGCGCTTGGAT
The Calothrix sp. 336/3 DNA segment above includes these coding regions:
- a CDS encoding M48 family metalloprotease, with product MGNQFKTLVLLAVLSAILISISYAVIGGTTGIIVGVGLAAVTNLLSWYQSDKIALAAYQAQPVSAQEAPGLYQMVERLARRANLPMPGVYIVPSQAANAFATGRDPEHAAVAVTEGILNILPADELEAVIAHELTHVANRDTLTQAVAATIAGAISFLAQMVSYSAWMTTGSRDRATLRLEGDRQNANPLGILLTVILAPISATIIQLAISRTREFAADAGAAKLTANPRALAKALQRLEANARNIPMQANPAFEPLLITNAATGQFLGNLFSSHPSTEARVAALLKIEEQLITN
- the crcB gene encoding fluoride efflux transporter CrcB, whose translation is MVQHPEIRRAIAVSLGAIAGALTRYYLTLWFASRFGTGFPYGTFFINVTGCFAMGFLTTVFVQKVNLISPELSLIIFTGFLGAYTTFSTYGIDSVNLWRNASLFTAIFYWAGSAFLGILAVQLGIILGMRLK
- a CDS encoding PRC-barrel domain-containing protein; amino-acid sequence: MTSEQTVRRSDILNTQVITRDNGKRVGIVSQVWVDIDQREVVAFSLRDSLISVSSIPRYMYLDKINQIGDVVLVDNEDVIEDLDPEMYSNLMNWEVITETGEVLGRVRGFKFDTENGKIYSITIASLGLPQIPDQFLSTYELSIEEIVSTGPNRLIVFEGAEERVTQLTVGFLERLGIGRAPWDNADEEYSYTPRSVAPANQLPSGVPLEPPKQKVRAPEPVAREEWDEDYYEEERPRRQVMEARSYESIRYEEEDEDDNWSEASGKDKYQKAASYEPPAPSKKSYGDDYDDFQDDLDKDAWDDEPAKPLNIPKKVKEKQPEYEEEGY